From a single Maritimibacter sp. DP1N21-5 genomic region:
- a CDS encoding 4Fe-4S binding protein: protein MWRIIVGILFCAALAALPVRAADWPPADRATIEALIVPPYALGEPMEEPGVYHLLNSGGAEIGYAFETGPLAPLPGFSGKPIDMLVLLQLDGTIIDVRLMTQNEPVFVSGLGEAPFREFLEQYPGLSITQPLVVGVPYGGGGSGSDLTYLDGVTKATASVRIAHESILAAALQVARDKMGGMAGGTPARPDMTVEESLTWQDLVDEGIARRLTVTNAEVDAAFAGTIWADDDPEAQADPEGLFLDLWLVDIGAPSVQKAVFEPATVEELARLRAVSPDDEPLLLLDAGRHGLVSEDFVRNTAPDRLSADQGGFPVALRDADMFPGFLPGVPEHETAMILRADRRLGFDPITDWTLKVQAVREHGMFQPEIGDTHFTLDYVAPARFYVVPEVVKPRPAWLEAIVNRQTDLAILSVFLVGLLVAVGPGMHWLAARRHYTTIRLSILAVVVGFIGYWGQGQLSIVTVLAVLRATVGDGSFAVLLYDPFSLLVWAVAILGFVLWGRGLFCGWLCPFGAMQEFAHHLGRLLRLPQIEAGPRLDAWLKRFKYLALALLIAVAFLIPDRAEKAAEIEPFKTAITVGFQREWFYAAYALGWLVLGTIFFKGFCRYVCPLGAFMAIGGLLRGRKWIERRAECGAPCQLCRVKCQYGAIKKTGEIQYDECFQCLDCVTIFDDPKKCVPLIVETRRARREAA from the coding sequence ATGTGGAGGATCATCGTCGGTATCCTGTTTTGCGCGGCGCTGGCCGCCTTGCCCGTCCGCGCGGCCGACTGGCCGCCGGCGGATCGCGCGACCATCGAAGCGCTGATCGTGCCGCCCTATGCGCTGGGCGAGCCGATGGAGGAACCCGGCGTCTATCACCTCCTGAATTCCGGCGGCGCCGAGATTGGCTATGCCTTCGAAACCGGACCACTCGCGCCCTTGCCTGGGTTCTCGGGCAAGCCCATCGACATGCTGGTGCTCCTGCAACTCGACGGAACGATCATCGACGTGCGCTTGATGACCCAGAACGAACCGGTTTTTGTCTCGGGACTGGGCGAGGCGCCGTTCCGCGAGTTTCTCGAACAATACCCGGGGCTTTCGATCACCCAGCCGCTGGTCGTGGGTGTGCCCTACGGTGGTGGCGGGTCCGGGTCCGACCTGACCTATCTGGACGGGGTGACCAAGGCGACGGCCTCGGTCCGCATCGCGCATGAATCCATTCTCGCAGCTGCGCTTCAGGTGGCGCGCGACAAGATGGGCGGCATGGCGGGGGGCACTCCCGCGCGCCCGGACATGACCGTGGAAGAGAGCCTGACGTGGCAGGACCTCGTCGACGAGGGCATCGCGCGCCGGCTGACCGTGACCAATGCCGAGGTCGATGCGGCCTTCGCGGGCACGATCTGGGCCGACGACGATCCGGAGGCGCAGGCGGACCCGGAGGGTCTGTTTCTCGACCTCTGGCTTGTCGACATCGGCGCGCCTTCGGTCCAGAAGGCGGTTTTCGAGCCAGCCACCGTAGAGGAACTCGCCCGCCTCCGCGCCGTCAGCCCGGATGACGAACCCCTCCTTCTGCTGGACGCTGGCCGTCACGGGCTCGTCTCCGAGGATTTCGTGCGCAACACAGCGCCCGACCGGCTGTCGGCGGATCAAGGCGGCTTCCCCGTGGCGCTGCGCGATGCCGACATGTTTCCGGGCTTCCTCCCCGGCGTGCCCGAGCATGAGACCGCGATGATCCTGCGCGCGGACCGGCGGCTGGGCTTCGACCCCATCACTGACTGGACCCTGAAGGTGCAGGCGGTGCGCGAACACGGCATGTTCCAGCCCGAGATCGGCGATACCCACTTCACGCTGGATTACGTCGCGCCCGCGCGGTTCTACGTGGTGCCCGAGGTGGTCAAGCCGCGTCCCGCGTGGCTCGAGGCCATCGTGAACCGCCAGACCGACCTCGCGATCCTGTCGGTGTTCCTCGTCGGTTTGCTCGTCGCCGTGGGACCGGGGATGCACTGGCTCGCCGCGCGCCGCCATTACACCACAATACGGCTGAGTATCCTCGCCGTGGTCGTGGGTTTCATCGGCTACTGGGGGCAGGGGCAGCTGTCCATCGTCACCGTGCTCGCCGTCCTGCGTGCGACGGTGGGCGACGGGTCCTTTGCCGTGCTGCTCTACGATCCCTTCTCGCTTCTCGTCTGGGCGGTCGCGATCCTTGGCTTCGTACTCTGGGGCAGGGGGCTTTTCTGCGGCTGGCTGTGTCCCTTCGGCGCGATGCAGGAATTCGCGCATCATCTGGGGCGGCTCCTGCGCCTGCCGCAGATCGAGGCCGGTCCCCGGCTCGACGCCTGGCTCAAGCGGTTCAAATACCTGGCGCTCGCCCTGTTGATCGCGGTGGCCTTCCTCATTCCAGACCGGGCCGAGAAAGCGGCAGAGATCGAGCCCTTCAAGACCGCGATCACCGTCGGGTTCCAGCGTGAATGGTTCTACGCCGCCTATGCGCTGGGTTGGCTCGTGCTCGGCACAATCTTCTTCAAGGGCTTCTGTCGTTACGTCTGTCCGCTTGGGGCCTTCATGGCGATCGGGGGCCTGCTGCGGGGGCGCAAGTGGATCGAACGCCGCGCGGAATGCGGCGCACCCTGCCAGCTCTGCCGCGTGAAATGCCAATACGGGGCCATCAAGAAGACCGGCGAGATCCAGTATGACGAATGTTTCCAATGTCTCGACTGTGTGACCATCTTCGACGACCCGAAGAAATGCGTGCCGCTGATCGTGGAGACAAGACGTGCCCGGAGGGAGGCCGCATGA
- a CDS encoding FAD:protein FMN transferase, producing MITRRRLLALSAAALVPVPAKASTEWRGRAFGSDVSLSLTGQRQEVDRDLGNLLARMREIEATFTLYDPAGPMAWLNRKGQGALSPDLERILTTCATVHSATDGHFDPTIQSLWVALAENREPDQSLVDFSRVDVGGGAVRLSPGQALSFNGVAQGYAAQELRGMLAARGYRTARVDMGETAALGGPFRLGVEDPGAGRIAEITLANACAATSSPAAMTIGGRSHILHPQGGQPLWSSVTVIGPDATLADAASTAFCLMRAPDMEKAAQSLGLSRVLLVDREGNLATL from the coding sequence ATGATCACCCGTCGCCGGCTTCTCGCGCTGTCTGCCGCCGCCCTCGTGCCGGTTCCCGCCAAGGCATCTACCGAGTGGCGGGGGCGGGCCTTCGGGTCCGACGTGTCGCTGTCGCTCACGGGCCAGCGCCAAGAGGTGGACCGGGACCTCGGCAACCTCCTTGCAAGGATGCGCGAGATCGAAGCGACGTTCACGCTCTATGACCCCGCAGGACCCATGGCGTGGCTCAATCGGAAGGGGCAGGGGGCGCTCTCGCCCGATCTGGAACGTATACTTACGACTTGTGCCACGGTCCATTCAGCCACAGACGGTCACTTCGACCCGACGATCCAGAGCCTCTGGGTGGCACTGGCGGAAAACCGAGAACCTGATCAATCGCTCGTGGACTTCTCTCGCGTCGATGTCGGGGGCGGCGCGGTTCGGTTGTCGCCGGGACAGGCGCTGTCTTTCAACGGCGTCGCGCAGGGCTATGCGGCGCAGGAGTTGCGCGGAATGCTGGCGGCGCGCGGCTACAGAACCGCAAGGGTCGACATGGGCGAAACCGCCGCGCTCGGCGGGCCGTTCCGGCTCGGAGTCGAAGATCCGGGCGCCGGGCGGATCGCCGAGATCACGCTGGCCAATGCCTGTGCCGCGACCTCGTCCCCCGCCGCCATGACGATCGGCGGGCGCTCTCACATCCTGCACCCCCAAGGCGGCCAGCCGCTTTGGTCCTCCGTCACCGTGATCGGGCCGGATGCGACCCTGGCCGACGCGGCGTCCACCGCCTTCTGCCTGATGCGGGCACCCGACATGGAAAAGGCCGCGCAATCGCTCGGCCTTTCCAGGGTGCTGTTGGTCGACCGCGAGGGGAACCTCGCGACGCTTTAG
- a CDS encoding ABC transporter substrate-binding protein encodes MTRIGALASLLAGLAIAGPAFARCEDHVPQPKPQNTFAQNIGREFDTIVDEGWMEFALYEDFAPWSYEEEGKVVGIDVEIARIIAEDIGVEPRFRLVQAGENLDADLLNYVWKGAVVGGRVSDVMMHVPYDSDLTCRIEQAAFTGQYAAEELAIAYSLADYPDGGPTPAYFRYDTVAVENDSISDFYLSSLGRGAPVAGVQRFPTTEAAMETLVRGEVMAAMGPRAVLEAGMTEGLGLHVPPYPGLVRSDWTVGVAVNFQHRDLGYAVDYAIEKALADGRIEAIFAAHGLTFLSPER; translated from the coding sequence ATGACACGCATAGGCGCTCTTGCGAGCCTTCTGGCCGGTCTTGCGATTGCAGGGCCGGCCTTTGCGCGTTGCGAGGATCACGTCCCGCAGCCCAAACCCCAGAACACCTTCGCGCAGAACATCGGGCGCGAGTTCGACACCATCGTGGACGAAGGCTGGATGGAATTCGCCCTCTACGAGGATTTCGCGCCCTGGTCCTATGAAGAGGAAGGCAAGGTCGTGGGGATCGACGTCGAGATCGCCCGGATCATCGCCGAGGACATCGGCGTGGAGCCGCGCTTTCGCCTCGTGCAGGCGGGCGAGAACCTTGACGCGGATCTGCTCAACTACGTCTGGAAGGGCGCCGTCGTGGGGGGGCGCGTGTCCGACGTGATGATGCATGTGCCCTATGACAGCGACCTGACCTGCCGGATCGAACAGGCGGCCTTCACCGGGCAATATGCCGCCGAAGAGCTGGCCATAGCCTATTCGCTGGCCGATTACCCGGACGGCGGGCCGACGCCGGCCTATTTCCGATACGACACGGTCGCGGTCGAGAACGATTCGATCTCGGACTTCTACCTCTCGTCGCTCGGGCGCGGCGCGCCGGTGGCGGGGGTGCAGCGCTTCCCGACCACCGAGGCCGCGATGGAAACCCTGGTGCGCGGCGAGGTCATGGCAGCCATGGGGCCCCGCGCGGTCCTTGAAGCCGGGATGACCGAGGGGCTCGGACTGCATGTGCCGCCCTATCCGGGGCTCGTGCGTTCGGACTGGACGGTGGGGGTGGCGGTGAACTTCCAGCACCGCGACCTTGGCTATGCGGTGGACTACGCCATCGAGAAGGCGCTTGCTGACGGGCGGATCGAAGCGATCTTTGCCGCGCATGGGCTGACGTTCCTGTCGCCCGAACGCTAA
- the pedF gene encoding cytochrome c-550 PedF: protein MNRTNIFAAVATLALAGAAYGHGDVTPQPVNTDALPEVGEEWLIENPYRAEAAGEDVWMKAVEIGASGYNQNCARCHGLGVVSGGLAPDLRYLEAAEYGDEWYVERFRHGMTQNGTTKMPAFGELLGQKAAWAIRTYIETRPDDGELDDHADRLAAIRDELMSGTVADPASLASELQGIADQVETGSGAPVADSVAFEAARTINDDPASWKAAGDILTVGLSAAH, encoded by the coding sequence ATGAACAGGACCAATATTTTCGCCGCTGTCGCCACGCTCGCCCTTGCCGGCGCTGCCTATGGCCACGGTGACGTGACGCCCCAGCCCGTCAACACCGATGCGCTTCCCGAGGTGGGCGAAGAGTGGCTGATCGAGAACCCTTATCGTGCAGAGGCGGCAGGCGAGGACGTCTGGATGAAAGCGGTCGAAATCGGGGCGTCGGGCTATAACCAGAACTGCGCACGCTGCCATGGACTGGGCGTCGTGTCGGGGGGACTTGCCCCCGATCTGCGCTATCTCGAAGCCGCGGAATATGGCGATGAATGGTATGTGGAACGGTTCCGGCACGGCATGACCCAGAACGGGACCACCAAGATGCCCGCTTTCGGCGAGCTTCTGGGCCAGAAGGCCGCCTGGGCCATCCGCACCTATATCGAAACGCGGCCCGATGACGGCGAGCTCGACGACCATGCCGACCGGCTTGCTGCCATCCGGGACGAGCTCATGTCGGGCACCGTCGCGGATCCGGCGTCGCTCGCGTCGGAATTGCAGGGGATCGCCGACCAGGTCGAGACCGGCTCCGGTGCCCCGGTCGCGGATTCGGTCGCTTTCGAGGCCGCGCGCACGATCAACGACGACCCGGCAAGCTGGAAGGCGGCGGGCGACATCCTGACCGTCGGACTGTCCGCGGCACACTGA
- a CDS encoding ABC transporter substrate-binding protein, translated as MKQTRRIIHAAFLAATVPLAASAADLVVPVAYLRLEEPPRAVLSNLDAVPEDLGLAGADLGRADNATTGSFMGHDYQLTTVSLPPEGDVVAAARELAAGHRIILADMHAERLLAVADLPELEGALIFNVSSEAPRLRSEDCRANVFHTATEASMRADALMQVLLAKRWTTLALIEGETDDDRALAETYRASARKFGLKIVSEAEWSEAGDLRRFASREVPLLTQGFKDHDAVLVADAGDDFARYIEHNTFEPRPVAGATGLMPLAWAPVVEQWGAAQLQNRFEALAGRDMAPRDYAAWAAMRVVGEAVTRTNSADPGALRDYILADDFELAGFQGRPLSFRQWNGQMRQPIPVVNARALVESAPLDGFEHQFNPLDSLGMDRPESTCTAFGD; from the coding sequence ATGAAACAGACCCGGCGCATCATCCATGCGGCGTTCCTTGCCGCCACGGTCCCGCTTGCAGCTTCGGCCGCCGACCTCGTGGTTCCCGTCGCCTATCTTCGGCTCGAAGAACCGCCCCGGGCGGTGCTCTCGAACCTCGATGCCGTGCCCGAGGATCTTGGCCTCGCCGGGGCTGATCTGGGCCGTGCGGACAACGCGACGACCGGCAGCTTCATGGGCCACGACTACCAGCTCACCACCGTGTCGCTGCCCCCGGAGGGCGATGTGGTCGCGGCCGCGCGCGAGCTTGCCGCCGGACACCGCATCATCCTCGCCGATATGCATGCCGAGCGGCTCCTTGCCGTGGCCGACCTGCCGGAACTGGAAGGCGCGCTCATCTTCAACGTCTCGAGCGAAGCACCGCGCCTGCGCAGCGAAGACTGCCGCGCGAATGTGTTCCACACCGCGACCGAGGCATCGATGCGGGCGGATGCGCTCATGCAGGTGCTTCTGGCCAAACGCTGGACGACCCTCGCTCTGATCGAGGGCGAAACCGACGACGACCGCGCACTGGCCGAGACTTACCGCGCCTCGGCCCGTAAGTTCGGCCTCAAGATCGTGTCGGAAGCCGAGTGGAGCGAAGCCGGCGACCTGCGCCGCTTTGCCTCCCGCGAAGTGCCGCTTCTGACGCAGGGCTTCAAGGACCACGATGCCGTTCTCGTCGCCGACGCCGGCGATGATTTCGCCCGCTACATCGAACACAACACCTTCGAACCGCGCCCGGTTGCGGGGGCCACAGGGCTCATGCCGCTTGCCTGGGCGCCGGTCGTGGAACAGTGGGGTGCGGCCCAGCTTCAGAACCGGTTCGAGGCGCTTGCAGGCCGTGATATGGCGCCCCGAGATTATGCCGCCTGGGCGGCGATGCGTGTGGTGGGCGAGGCGGTGACGCGCACGAACAGCGCCGATCCGGGCGCGCTGCGCGACTATATCCTTGCCGACGACTTCGAGCTTGCCGGGTTTCAGGGTCGTCCTCTGTCCTTCCGCCAATGGAACGGCCAGATGCGCCAGCCGATCCCGGTCGTGAATGCCCGGGCGCTGGTCGAGAGCGCGCCGCTTGACGGCTTCGAGCATCAATTCAATCCACTGGACAGCCTCGGGATGGACCGTCCCGAAAGCACCTGCACAGCCTTCGGAGACTGA
- a CDS encoding YVTN family beta-propeller repeat protein: protein MLKPALLAALVATPAAASEIWVTNEKDDTISVIDVETLEVTRTIPTGERPRGITFNSDHSRVYICASDSNAVQVMDPETGEILHDLPSGADPEQFVLSPDDRYLWIANEDDAVTTVVDVETREVVAQINVGIEPEGMAVSPDGKIVITTSETTNMAHWIDTQSHQIFANTLVDSRPRHAEFVNEGSELWVSSEIGGTITVFTTGDQSEKAKIRFEIDGIHQDLVQPVGFEFTPDHKTAFVALGPSNHVAVVNAETFEVEDYILVGRRVWHMAFSPDHSQLFTTNGVSGDVTVIDVASRRPEKTVQVGRFPWGAATRP, encoded by the coding sequence ATGCTGAAACCTGCCCTTCTTGCCGCCCTCGTCGCGACCCCGGCTGCCGCCTCGGAAATCTGGGTGACCAACGAAAAGGACGACACGATCAGCGTGATCGACGTCGAAACGCTCGAGGTCACGCGCACGATCCCTACCGGCGAACGCCCGCGCGGTATCACCTTCAACTCGGATCACAGCCGGGTCTACATCTGCGCCTCCGATTCGAACGCGGTTCAGGTCATGGACCCGGAAACGGGCGAAATCCTGCACGACCTGCCGTCCGGCGCGGACCCTGAGCAATTCGTTCTTTCGCCCGACGACCGCTATCTCTGGATCGCGAACGAAGACGACGCGGTGACCACCGTGGTCGATGTCGAAACCCGCGAGGTCGTGGCCCAGATCAACGTGGGCATCGAGCCCGAAGGTATGGCCGTCTCGCCCGACGGCAAGATCGTGATCACGACCTCCGAAACCACCAACATGGCGCATTGGATCGACACCCAGAGCCATCAGATTTTCGCCAACACGCTGGTCGACAGCCGCCCGCGCCATGCGGAGTTCGTGAACGAGGGCAGCGAGCTTTGGGTGAGTTCCGAGATCGGCGGGACGATCACCGTCTTCACCACTGGCGACCAGAGCGAGAAGGCCAAGATCCGTTTCGAGATCGACGGCATCCATCAGGACCTCGTGCAGCCGGTCGGGTTCGAGTTCACACCCGATCACAAGACCGCCTTCGTGGCCCTGGGGCCCTCGAACCACGTCGCCGTGGTCAACGCGGAGACCTTCGAGGTCGAGGATTACATCCTCGTCGGCCGCCGCGTCTGGCACATGGCTTTTTCCCCCGACCACAGTCAGCTTTTCACCACCAACGGCGTCTCGGGCGACGTGACGGTGATCGACGTGGCTTCCCGCCGGCCGGAAAAGACCGTTCAGGTCGGCCGTTTTCCCTGGGGTGCGGCGACCCGGCCCTGA
- a CDS encoding tetratricopeptide repeat protein → MTRTLAALALAACTLLFGGIVLAEDLAMEMGEETQVTEEGTLNPHEMSMARVMENIRDGQSDMVLCSTGYLVTKSGRHGLARELFERCAEDGYTGAMTWMSQLDDRGLGGPQDLEAATEWNRRAAEAGDPVGQFNRGLDLLRGWGVAQDEAAGRALIDEAANAGLPVAERMRSAGYDLDEVTPDADEWRYQKMF, encoded by the coding sequence ATGACCCGCACCCTTGCCGCGCTTGCGCTCGCCGCCTGCACCTTGCTGTTCGGCGGCATCGTCCTTGCCGAAGACCTCGCCATGGAGATGGGCGAGGAGACCCAAGTGACCGAAGAGGGCACGCTCAACCCCCATGAAATGTCGATGGCACGGGTCATGGAGAACATCCGCGACGGACAATCGGACATGGTGCTTTGCTCGACCGGGTATCTCGTTACCAAGTCCGGGCGACACGGGCTCGCCCGGGAGCTCTTCGAGCGCTGCGCCGAAGACGGCTACACTGGGGCGATGACCTGGATGAGCCAGCTTGACGACCGTGGGCTCGGCGGACCCCAGGACCTCGAAGCCGCGACCGAGTGGAACCGCCGCGCCGCCGAGGCGGGGGACCCTGTGGGCCAGTTCAACCGGGGTCTCGACCTTCTGCGGGGATGGGGCGTGGCGCAGGACGAAGCCGCCGGACGCGCGCTGATCGACGAAGCCGCAAACGCCGGACTCCCGGTCGCGGAGCGCATGCGCAGCGCCGGGTACGACCTGGACGAGGTAACGCCGGACGCCGACGAATGGCGTTATCAGAAGATGTTCTGA
- a CDS encoding cytochrome c family protein: protein MFRSFILALSIATGALASPALAGEYDTIKAEAGQALFDKECHRCHSVDADRASYGPLLTGVVGREAGTFPDYPYSEALTQAHFVWTPGALKAWMEDNDALLPGTKMRHVGIDDPTVQDFIVTYLETLGG from the coding sequence ATGTTTCGCAGCTTCATCCTCGCCCTGTCTATCGCAACCGGGGCCCTCGCCTCGCCGGCCCTCGCAGGCGAATACGACACCATCAAGGCCGAGGCCGGTCAGGCGCTTTTTGACAAGGAATGCCACCGCTGCCATTCGGTCGACGCGGACCGGGCGAGTTACGGCCCGCTTCTGACCGGCGTCGTGGGGCGCGAGGCCGGGACGTTCCCCGACTACCCCTATTCCGAGGCGCTTACCCAGGCGCATTTCGTCTGGACGCCCGGCGCACTCAAGGCGTGGATGGAAGACAATGACGCGCTTCTGCCGGGCACCAAGATGCGTCATGTGGGGATCGACGATCCGACCGTGCAGGATTTCATCGTGACCTACCTGGAGACCTTGGGCGGCTAG